One window of Pyrus communis chromosome 12, drPyrComm1.1, whole genome shotgun sequence genomic DNA carries:
- the LOC137710982 gene encoding probable LRR receptor-like serine/threonine-protein kinase At1g63430, which produces MRGFASFQLLCCLLSGVLFVGGESFGSHEVWALTTFKEAIYEDPHLVLSNWNALDADPCAWSGITCSVARDHVIKINISSSSIRGFLVPDLGQLSFLQELTLHGNRLLGIIPKELGLLKYLTVLDLGANELTGPIPPELGNLTSVVKINLQSNGLSGRLPPELGNLGHLEELRLDRNKLQGTVPANGDTGLPSNVHGMYASTSNITGLCRSSQLKVADFSYNFFVGSIPECLEYLPRTSFQGNCLQKQDPKQRPAELCAGAPPSKGHPGSNPQHKPAKEVSKHREASKPAWLLALEIVTGTMVCSLFLVAVFTAAQKCNSKSSIIIPWKKSSSEKAHIAVYIDSEMLKDVARFSRQELEVACEDFSNIIGSSPDSLVYKGNIKGGPEIAVISFCIKEAHWTSYLELYFQREVTDLARLNHENAAKLLGYCSESAPFTRMLVFEYASNGTLYEHLHFGEGCQLSWTRRMKIIIGIAQGLKYFHSELEPPFTISELNSSAIYLTEHFLPKLVDFESWKTILARSEKNSGTISGQGAICVLPNSMEARHLDVKGNVYAFGILLLEIISGRPPFCKDKGCLIDWAKDYLELPDVMSYVVDPELKHFSYDDLKVLCDVVNLCTHPDPTKRPSMQELCTMLESKIDTSVSAELKASNLAWAELELSS; this is translated from the exons ATGAGAGGTTTTGCCTCCTTTCAGCTTCTGTGCTGCTTGTTATCTGGGGTTCTTTTTGTGGGAGGTGAATCTTTTGGTTCACATGAAG TTTGGGCCCTTACAACGTTTAAGGAAGCGATATATGAAGACCCGCATCTGGTTTTGTCCAATTGGAATGCCTTGGATGCCGATCCTTGTGCCTGGTCTGGCATCACATGTTCTGTGGCTCGAGACCATGTTATAAAAAT TAATATTTCCAGTTCATCAATAAGGGGATTTCTTGTACCAGACTTGGGTCAACTCAGCTTCTTGCAAGAACT AACTCTGCATGGGAACAGGCTGCTTGGGATAATACCTAAAGAGTTGGGCTTGTTAAAATACCTTACGGTCTTGGACTTGGGGGCGAATGAACTCACTGGTCCAATTCCTCCAGAGCTTGGGAATTTAACCAGTGTTGTGAAAAT AAATCTTCAGTCAAATGGGTTGTCTGGTCGGCTACCTCCTGAACTTGGCAATTTGGGACACCTTGAGGAACTTCGTTTAGATAGGAATAAGCTTCAAGGAACCGTTCCAGCCAATGGAGATACAGGACTCCCATCTAACGTACATGGAAT gtATGCCTCAACTTCAAACATAACAGGCCTCTGTCGATCATCTCAGTTAAAAGTTGCAGACTTTTCGTACAACTTCTTTGTTGGTAGCATACCTGAGTGCTTGGAGTATCTTCCCAG GACAAGTTTTCAAGGAAATTGTCTCCAGAAACAGGATCCCAAGCAGCGTCCTGCAGAACTATGTG CTGGTGCGCCCCCTTCGAAAGGCCATCCCGGAAGTAACCCACAGCATAAACCTGCTAAAGAGGTCTCCAAACACCGGGAGGCTTCAAAACCTGCCTGGCTTTTGGCTCTGGAAATAGTGACTGGAACCATGGTGTGTTCGCTctttctagttgctgttttcaCTGCTGCTCAGAAATGCAATAGCAAATCATCTATCATAATTCCTTGGAAGAAATCATCAAGTGAAAAAGCCCATATCGCAGTCTACATAG ATTCTGAGATGTTGAAAGATGTTGCCAGATTCAGCAGACAAGAGCTAGAGGTTGCGTGTGAAGACTTTAGCAACATTATTGGTTCCTCACCTGACAGTTTGGTATACAAAGGCAACATAAAAGGTGGGCCTGAGATTGCTGTGATATCCTTTTGCATTAAGGAAGCGCATTGGACGAGCTATCTTGAACTCTATTTTCAGCGAGAGGTGACAGATTTGGCAAGATTAAATCATGAAAATGCAGCAAAATTATTGGGTTATTGTAGCGAGAGCGCCCCTTTTACGAGGATGCTGGTTTTTGAATATGCTTCAAATGGGACACTGTATGAGCACCTCCATT TTGGAGAAGGATGCCAGTTAAGTTGGACACGGCGCATGAAAATTATTATAGGCATTGCTCAGGGACTCAAATATTTTCACTCGGAACTTGAGCCACCATTTACCATATCGGAGTTGAATTCTAGTGCTATATATCTTACAGAACATTTTTTACCCAAG CTGGTTGATTTTGAAAGTTGGAAGACAATTCTTGCGAGGTCAGAAAAGAACTCGGGCACTATTAGCGGCCAAGGTGCTATTTGTGTCCTTCCGAATTCTATGGAAGCACGCCACCTGGATGTTAAGGGCAATGTCTATGCTTTTGGCATTCTTTTACTTGAAATAATAAGTGGGAGGCCTCCATTCTGCAAGGATAAGGGGTGCTTGATAGACTGG GCGAAAGACTATCTTGAGCTGCCAGATGTGATGTCGTATGTTGTTGATCCTGAACTGAAACATTTCAGTTATGATGACCTCAAAGTTCTATGCGATGTGGTGAATCTTTGCACCCATCCGGACCCCACCAAGCGGCCTTCGATGCAGGAACTATGCACCATGTTGGAGAGCAAAATCGACACATCAGTTTCGGCTGAGCTCAAGGCGTCTAATCTGGCATGGGCGGAGCTTGAACTGTCGTCATAA